In the genome of Drosophila yakuba strain Tai18E2 chromosome 3R, Prin_Dyak_Tai18E2_2.1, whole genome shotgun sequence, one region contains:
- the LOC6538589 gene encoding uncharacterized protein LOC6538589 isoform X2 codes for MKRRIAAALLHGFVINLLIPLAKSEMTDSMNAILIKCPENNSNQSCETQLIVNIHMNPSFDLENTEKFWVVDKVYDPSKGSTSKIISPYLIVVSRGEPVVMYPLRFLKSIDNEKINMKPSEEVNNNPELGSPSCTTNEGQLETNIKRQELKNTSRSKRNHFPLFAAGKSMISNIFGTNRDKKNIKPRRRDKRINDHQQKDLSSLGLVQVLDTAVTKNYLDSSYDFLHPLKDTQSKELDKYNSLKWHDHYIPKSKFEDLSRKSQMKNNQKDSLKSLNIAEDNDKLFSHENSKSRKSQNNEDKLKLYTNYEKSEEESVPDYLLYDRMAQESRRKQIKENFDKIYVPPRKSMFKSNEFSNGEDHESNKYKSPPKNLNDAQDFPYESVDNHFPSRKSVPHKMENEKYNLITSGDRKTNIHEFPIERDNNYLRSSSIGKVYDFPQGSKNHNKNNKPLLDDSYIPQERKYKKKNFKESNRQYNKLDLPLETEKDLYYSRTPVEGPSSVMDFPGEIENKINNYMDPNGFSQEKSYDNSLSFGNDFESEYSSLPENNVNDFSWSHGNIGDESLNSIVNRHMKQKLPDNFEIRNSLNAQNDLNLDYFKPVSSQKYLDFGSKQKINPYLTYPNTNSHKSLPFPRSRNLRRMKRGGLQDRHRENDEDTRLDSKYDTDLESLKALNLKHLDDNGEIPCDTCGGKNKKKDEKPRTVYSGALAEPKSLESKIENGNPKIDDAVPCDTCGGKNKKPGGKPLPGGLPSEINSLNAASEERRLPDYMIPCESCKTRNRYTEGNLDFASCGCVTNPKVWSCESSKLSRALNDSLKELSYTVFNMKNPVPFLSTKLRVFRRRHNTWWLVVPIVTLDSVSGIFANTDFSAVFTSHIDMLRLEKSTGFSNRNLAVPKENDNTFARKRHAITLKDLQNNIGNSVLLDESNKDVSIREIKNSCNLKLQNEESIKGQETKSIKGLGYFPVSMNALDNCPHKDKTLCLNIREDKVPEFSIKVKIPFRENALVMRNQHMVKISRIITDATTKDALQISIDVINKGFEAQEFTIFVCNCDILKSGSTSNNQRRLLQPDIGQTVTFLVPLIVGSKKNKKYSCDVMVKASTDYDESDMNLRKPVDPKVGVVAKRTMDIKCHSRCFCVWRCRCHCIGKLETFINYNACERMDPKSEKDAGLIYNCPPGNEPNDVCIKDVCSDRIEEITCNLTCKVIAITLLILFLLFLLGLLKAIFGICITCIGRCGFDTVQPGRKYECTSCIRIFLVNCFFFIIYPFACWCKCFRPKATDLIEASSDWDCISQNSETPECSCDKRESSSSCRLHGGQDLQNNLMLAFAPLHENGLFKDEKSDDEESHLFILEVLEESKSSLTKMMSQVLDPVQNVEQATESNADDLAAEEFVECLRNSQVAYRTLSSPVGGVVDIPDNYQYCVKGFFVQTINSNFEFMSYHPLSQFVGVTEENEVRPLSHPRYIHSDEFSRVYADKMEVHKAADLSVVPPMNVPCINIDHGNHLESSFVKLAAQQEKMKANQN; via the exons atGAAAAGGCGAATTGCTGCTGCTCTACTACATGGATTTGTAATAAATCTACTGATTCCTTTAGCTAAAAGTGAAATGACCGATAGTATGAACGCAATACTCATCAAATGCCCCGAAAACAATTCAAACCAATCCTGCGAGACGCAATTGATTGTCAATATTCACATGAACCCAAGCTTCGATTTGGAAAACACGGAAAAGTTTTGGGTGGTCGACAAGGTCTATGATCCCTCGAAAGGAAGCACTTCCAAAATAATATCTCCGTATTTGATTGTGGTTAGCAGGGGTGAGCCTGTTGTTATGTACCCACTTCGGTTTCTAAAA TCAATAGATAATGAGAAAATAAACATGAAGCCCTCAGAAGAAGTCAATAATAATCCGGAACTTGGTTCCCCATCCTGTACGACTAATGAAGGCCAACTTGAAACGAATATAAAAAGACAGGAGTTGAAAAACACAAGCAGAT cGAAAAGAAATCACTTTCCACTCTTTGCCGCAGGAAAATCGATGATTTCAAACATTTTCGGTACGAATAGGGacaagaaaaacataaaaccTCGTCGCAGGGATAAAAGAATCAATGATCACCAGCAAAAGGACCTTTCAAGCCTTGGACTTGTTCAAGTTTTGGATACTGCTGTAACAAAAA ATTACCTAGATTCCTCTTACGATTTTTTACACCCATTAAAGGATACACAGAGTAAAGAACTGGATAAATATAACTCGCTAAAATGGCACGATCACTATATTCCTAAATCGAAGTTTGAAGACCTTTCAAGAAAAAGTCAAAtgaaaaacaatcaaaaagaCAGTTTAAAGAGTTTAAACATCGCAGAGGATAATGATAAACTATTTTCCCATGAG AACTCAAAAAGCCGCAAGTCACAAAATAATGAAGACAAGCTTAAGTTGTACacaaattatgaaaaatcTGAGGAAGAATCAGTGCCCGATTATCTTTT ATATGATAGAATGGCGCAGGAATCTAGAAGGAAACAAATAAAGGAAAACTTTGATAAGATATATGTACCACCAAGGAAAAGTATGTTTAAATCGAATGAATTTTCCAACGGGGAAGATCACGAAAGTAATAAGTACAAGTCACCTCCCAAAAATCTAAATGATGCACAAGATTTCCCATATGAAAGTGTAGATAATCATTTTCCGAGTAGAAAAAGTGTTCCacataaaatggaaaatgaaaaatataatttaataacatcTGGTGATaggaaaacaaatattcatGAATTTCCAATTGAAAGGGACAATAATTATTTACGATCATCTTCTATTGGTAAAGTTTATGATTTTCCCCAGGGAAGTAAaaaccacaataaaaataataagccaCTTTTGGATGACAGCTATATACCGcaagaaagaaaatataaaaagaaaaactttaaagaaTCTAATAGGCAATATAACAAACTCGATTTGCCATTGGAAACTGAAAAGGATCTCTATTATTCCAGGACTCCAGTCGAAGGTCCATCGAGTGTTATGGATTTTCCAGgtgaaatagaaaataagataaataattatatggATCCAAACGGATTTTCACAGGAAAAGTCTTATGAtaatagcctttcctttggAAATGATTTCGAAAGTG AGTATTCAAGTTTGCCTGAAAACAATGTTAATGACTTTTCATGGAGCCATGGAAACATTGGAGACGAAAGCCTTAATTCTATTGTAAACCGTCATATGAAACAAAAACTTCCAG aCAATTTTGAGATCAGAAATAGTTTGAATGCGCAAAATGATTTGAATTTGGATTACTTTAAGCCGGTTAGTAGCCAGAAATATTTGGACTTCGGTTCCAAGCAGAAGATAAATCCATATCTAACTTACCCCAATACCAATTCCCACAAGTCGTTGCCCTTTCCACGTTCAAGAAACCTGAGAAGGATGAAACGAGGTGGGCTTCAAGATCGTCATAGGGAAAATGATGAAGATACGCGTTTGGATTCAAAGTATGATACCGATCTTGAATCGTTGAAAGCGCTGAACTTGAAGCACTTGGATGATAATGGGGAGATTCCATGTGACACGTGTGGGGGCAAGAATAAAAAGAAGGATGAAAAGCCCCGAACAGTATATAGTGGTGCCTTGGCAGAACCGAAAAGTTTGGAAAGTAAAATTGAGAATGGGAACCCCAAAATTGATGATGCAGTTCCTTGCGATACGTGTGGTGGTAAAAATAAGAAGCCAGGAGGGAAACCTTTGCCTGGTGGATTGCCCTCTGAAATCAACAGCTTAAATGCTGCAAGTGAGGAGCGACGGTTacccgactatatgataccctGCGAAAGCTGCAAGACAAGAAATAGGTATACTGAAGGCAACCTGGACTTCGCATCCTGCGGCTGTGTTACCAACCCAAAAGTGTGGAGTTGTGAATCCTCTAAGTTATCCCGGGCTTTAAACGATAG CTTAAAGGAATTGAGCTATACAGTCTTTAATATGAAAAATCCAGTTCCCTTTTTAAGCACCAAGCTGCGTGTTTTTAGAAGGCGTCACAACACGTGGTGGCTGGTTGTTCCTATAGTAAC GCTTGATAGTGTATCAGGCATATTTGCAAATACTGACTTTTCGGCCGTGTTTACCTCCCACATCGATATGCTTCGCCTGGAAAAGTCAACAGGCTTTTCTAATCGAAATCTAGCTGTTCCCAAAGAAAATGATAATACATTTGCTAGAAAACGACATGCGATTACCTTAAAGGATCTACAGAATAATATTGGAAATAGTGTTCTGCTCGATGAGTCAAATAAGGACGTATCTATTcgggaaataaaaaattcttGCAACCTAAAGCTTCAAAATGAGGAAAGTATTAAAGGCCAAGAAACTAAAAGCATCAAAGGATTGGGATATTTTCCAGTTTCTATGAATGCGCTGGATAATTGTCCACATAAGGACAAAACCCTATGCCTAAATATTCGGGAAGATAAAGTACCAG aATTTAGTATAAAAGTGAAGATACCTTTTCGGGAAAATGCTCTTGTGATGCGCAATCAGCATATGGTGAAAATATCAAGAATCATAACCGATGCAACCACGAAAGATGCACTACAAATTTCGATCGATGTTATAAACAAGGGATTCGAAGCACAGGAATTCACTATATTTGTTTGCAATTGCGATATATTAAAAAGTGGATCCACATCGAACAATCAAAGAAGATTATTACAACCGGATATTGGCCAAACCGTCACTTTTTTGGTGCCCTTGATAGTGGGCtcgaagaaaaacaagaaatacaGCTGCGATG TGATGGTTAAGGCCAGCACAGATTACGATGAGAGTGATATGAACCTGCGCAAACCCGTTGACCCAAAAGTAGGAGTTGTGGCCAAAAGAACTATGGACATCAAATGCCACTCGAGgtgcttttgtgtttggcgTTGTCGATGTCACTGCATTGGAAAGCTGGAAACGTTCATAAACTACAATGCCTGTGAAAGAATGGATCCCAAGTCCGAAAAGGACGCTGGTCTCATCTACAACTGTCCACCTGGCAACGAGCCGAATGATGTGTGCATCAAGGATGTTTGTAGCGATCGAATTGAGGAGATCACTTGCAATCTCACCTGTAAAGTCATTGCAATTACATTGCTCATTTTGTTCTTGCTGTTTTTATTGG GACTTTTAAAGGCCATCTTTGGCATCTGCATTACTTGCATAGGTCGTTGTGGCTTCGATACAGTGCAGCCTGGCAGGAAATACGAATGCACCTCCTGCATCAGGATCTTCTTGGTGAACTGTTTCTTCTTCATCATATATCCCTTTGCCTGTTGGTGTAAGTGCTTCCGACCAAAGGCGACGGACCTCATAGAAGCTAGCTCCGATTGGGACTGCATTTCTCAAAACAGCGAAACACCCGAATGCTCCTGTGAT AAAAGGGAGTCCAGTTCGAGTTGCCGACTTCATGGTGGCCAGGATCTACAAAATAACTTAATGCTAGCCTTTGCTCCGCTGCATGAGAATGGTCTCTTCAAGGACGAGAAGTCCGACGACGAGGAGAGTCATCTGTTTATCCTAGAAGTGTTGGAGGAGAGCAAGAGTTCCCTGACCAAAATG ATGAGTCAGGTCCTGGATCCTGTGCAGAATGTTGAGCAGGCCACTGAAAGTAATGCCGATGATTTGGCGGCCGAAGAGTTTGTGGAATGCCTGAGGAACTCGCAGGTGGCTTATAGGACATTGAGTTCGCCAGTGGGCGGAGTAGTCGATATTCCGGACAACTATCAGTATTGCGTGAAAGGATTCTTTGTGCAAACTATAAACTCGAACTTTGAATTCATGAGCTATCATCCATTGTCTCAGTTTGTGGGAGTCACAGAGGAG AACGAAGTCAGGCCTCTGTCGCATCCTCGATACATTCACTCTGATGAATTCTCCAGAGTTTACGCTGATAAAATGGAGGTTCATAAGGCAGCAGATCTCTCAGTGGTTCCTCCAATGAATGTTCCTTGTATCAACATCGACCACGGAAACCACTTGGAGAGTTCCTTTGTTAAACTCGCAGCGCAACAggaaaaaatgaaagcaaatcAGAACTAA
- the LOC6538589 gene encoding uncharacterized protein LOC6538589 isoform X1, whose protein sequence is MKRRIAAALLHGFVINLLIPLAKSEMTDSMNAILIKCPENNSNQSCETQLIVNIHMNPSFDLENTEKFWVVDKVYDPSKGSTSKIISPYLIVVSRGEPVVMYPLRFLKSIDNEKINMKPSEEVNNNPELGSPSCTTNEGQLETNIKRQELKNTSRSKRNHFPLFAAGKSMISNIFGTNRDKKNIKPRRRDKRINDHQQKDLSSLGLVQVLDTAVTKNYLDSSYDFLHPLKDTQSKELDKYNSLKWHDHYIPKSKFEDLSRKSQMKNNQKDSLKSLNIAEDNDKLFSHENSKSRKSQNNEDKLKLYTNYEKSEEESVPDYLLYDRMAQESRRKQIKENFDKIYVPPRKSMFKSNEFSNGEDHESNKYKSPPKNLNDAQDFPYESVDNHFPSRKSVPHKMENEKYNLITSGDRKTNIHEFPIERDNNYLRSSSIGKVYDFPQGSKNHNKNNKPLLDDSYIPQERKYKKKNFKESNRQYNKLDLPLETEKDLYYSRTPVEGPSSVMDFPGEIENKINNYMDPNGFSQEKSYDNSLSFGNDFESGNENLNLNAPKSNLYNQNFNFDTKLEYSSLPENNVNDFSWSHGNIGDESLNSIVNRHMKQKLPDNFEIRNSLNAQNDLNLDYFKPVSSQKYLDFGSKQKINPYLTYPNTNSHKSLPFPRSRNLRRMKRGGLQDRHRENDEDTRLDSKYDTDLESLKALNLKHLDDNGEIPCDTCGGKNKKKDEKPRTVYSGALAEPKSLESKIENGNPKIDDAVPCDTCGGKNKKPGGKPLPGGLPSEINSLNAASEERRLPDYMIPCESCKTRNRYTEGNLDFASCGCVTNPKVWSCESSKLSRALNDSLKELSYTVFNMKNPVPFLSTKLRVFRRRHNTWWLVVPIVTLDSVSGIFANTDFSAVFTSHIDMLRLEKSTGFSNRNLAVPKENDNTFARKRHAITLKDLQNNIGNSVLLDESNKDVSIREIKNSCNLKLQNEESIKGQETKSIKGLGYFPVSMNALDNCPHKDKTLCLNIREDKVPEFSIKVKIPFRENALVMRNQHMVKISRIITDATTKDALQISIDVINKGFEAQEFTIFVCNCDILKSGSTSNNQRRLLQPDIGQTVTFLVPLIVGSKKNKKYSCDVMVKASTDYDESDMNLRKPVDPKVGVVAKRTMDIKCHSRCFCVWRCRCHCIGKLETFINYNACERMDPKSEKDAGLIYNCPPGNEPNDVCIKDVCSDRIEEITCNLTCKVIAITLLILFLLFLLGLLKAIFGICITCIGRCGFDTVQPGRKYECTSCIRIFLVNCFFFIIYPFACWCKCFRPKATDLIEASSDWDCISQNSETPECSCDKRESSSSCRLHGGQDLQNNLMLAFAPLHENGLFKDEKSDDEESHLFILEVLEESKSSLTKMMSQVLDPVQNVEQATESNADDLAAEEFVECLRNSQVAYRTLSSPVGGVVDIPDNYQYCVKGFFVQTINSNFEFMSYHPLSQFVGVTEENEVRPLSHPRYIHSDEFSRVYADKMEVHKAADLSVVPPMNVPCINIDHGNHLESSFVKLAAQQEKMKANQN, encoded by the exons atGAAAAGGCGAATTGCTGCTGCTCTACTACATGGATTTGTAATAAATCTACTGATTCCTTTAGCTAAAAGTGAAATGACCGATAGTATGAACGCAATACTCATCAAATGCCCCGAAAACAATTCAAACCAATCCTGCGAGACGCAATTGATTGTCAATATTCACATGAACCCAAGCTTCGATTTGGAAAACACGGAAAAGTTTTGGGTGGTCGACAAGGTCTATGATCCCTCGAAAGGAAGCACTTCCAAAATAATATCTCCGTATTTGATTGTGGTTAGCAGGGGTGAGCCTGTTGTTATGTACCCACTTCGGTTTCTAAAA TCAATAGATAATGAGAAAATAAACATGAAGCCCTCAGAAGAAGTCAATAATAATCCGGAACTTGGTTCCCCATCCTGTACGACTAATGAAGGCCAACTTGAAACGAATATAAAAAGACAGGAGTTGAAAAACACAAGCAGAT cGAAAAGAAATCACTTTCCACTCTTTGCCGCAGGAAAATCGATGATTTCAAACATTTTCGGTACGAATAGGGacaagaaaaacataaaaccTCGTCGCAGGGATAAAAGAATCAATGATCACCAGCAAAAGGACCTTTCAAGCCTTGGACTTGTTCAAGTTTTGGATACTGCTGTAACAAAAA ATTACCTAGATTCCTCTTACGATTTTTTACACCCATTAAAGGATACACAGAGTAAAGAACTGGATAAATATAACTCGCTAAAATGGCACGATCACTATATTCCTAAATCGAAGTTTGAAGACCTTTCAAGAAAAAGTCAAAtgaaaaacaatcaaaaagaCAGTTTAAAGAGTTTAAACATCGCAGAGGATAATGATAAACTATTTTCCCATGAG AACTCAAAAAGCCGCAAGTCACAAAATAATGAAGACAAGCTTAAGTTGTACacaaattatgaaaaatcTGAGGAAGAATCAGTGCCCGATTATCTTTT ATATGATAGAATGGCGCAGGAATCTAGAAGGAAACAAATAAAGGAAAACTTTGATAAGATATATGTACCACCAAGGAAAAGTATGTTTAAATCGAATGAATTTTCCAACGGGGAAGATCACGAAAGTAATAAGTACAAGTCACCTCCCAAAAATCTAAATGATGCACAAGATTTCCCATATGAAAGTGTAGATAATCATTTTCCGAGTAGAAAAAGTGTTCCacataaaatggaaaatgaaaaatataatttaataacatcTGGTGATaggaaaacaaatattcatGAATTTCCAATTGAAAGGGACAATAATTATTTACGATCATCTTCTATTGGTAAAGTTTATGATTTTCCCCAGGGAAGTAAaaaccacaataaaaataataagccaCTTTTGGATGACAGCTATATACCGcaagaaagaaaatataaaaagaaaaactttaaagaaTCTAATAGGCAATATAACAAACTCGATTTGCCATTGGAAACTGAAAAGGATCTCTATTATTCCAGGACTCCAGTCGAAGGTCCATCGAGTGTTATGGATTTTCCAGgtgaaatagaaaataagataaataattatatggATCCAAACGGATTTTCACAGGAAAAGTCTTATGAtaatagcctttcctttggAAATGATTTCGAAAGTGGTAATGAAAACTTAAATTTGAACGCACCCAAGAGTAATTTGTACAACCAGAATTTTAACTTTGATACAAAACTAGAGTATTCAAGTTTGCCTGAAAACAATGTTAATGACTTTTCATGGAGCCATGGAAACATTGGAGACGAAAGCCTTAATTCTATTGTAAACCGTCATATGAAACAAAAACTTCCAG aCAATTTTGAGATCAGAAATAGTTTGAATGCGCAAAATGATTTGAATTTGGATTACTTTAAGCCGGTTAGTAGCCAGAAATATTTGGACTTCGGTTCCAAGCAGAAGATAAATCCATATCTAACTTACCCCAATACCAATTCCCACAAGTCGTTGCCCTTTCCACGTTCAAGAAACCTGAGAAGGATGAAACGAGGTGGGCTTCAAGATCGTCATAGGGAAAATGATGAAGATACGCGTTTGGATTCAAAGTATGATACCGATCTTGAATCGTTGAAAGCGCTGAACTTGAAGCACTTGGATGATAATGGGGAGATTCCATGTGACACGTGTGGGGGCAAGAATAAAAAGAAGGATGAAAAGCCCCGAACAGTATATAGTGGTGCCTTGGCAGAACCGAAAAGTTTGGAAAGTAAAATTGAGAATGGGAACCCCAAAATTGATGATGCAGTTCCTTGCGATACGTGTGGTGGTAAAAATAAGAAGCCAGGAGGGAAACCTTTGCCTGGTGGATTGCCCTCTGAAATCAACAGCTTAAATGCTGCAAGTGAGGAGCGACGGTTacccgactatatgataccctGCGAAAGCTGCAAGACAAGAAATAGGTATACTGAAGGCAACCTGGACTTCGCATCCTGCGGCTGTGTTACCAACCCAAAAGTGTGGAGTTGTGAATCCTCTAAGTTATCCCGGGCTTTAAACGATAG CTTAAAGGAATTGAGCTATACAGTCTTTAATATGAAAAATCCAGTTCCCTTTTTAAGCACCAAGCTGCGTGTTTTTAGAAGGCGTCACAACACGTGGTGGCTGGTTGTTCCTATAGTAAC GCTTGATAGTGTATCAGGCATATTTGCAAATACTGACTTTTCGGCCGTGTTTACCTCCCACATCGATATGCTTCGCCTGGAAAAGTCAACAGGCTTTTCTAATCGAAATCTAGCTGTTCCCAAAGAAAATGATAATACATTTGCTAGAAAACGACATGCGATTACCTTAAAGGATCTACAGAATAATATTGGAAATAGTGTTCTGCTCGATGAGTCAAATAAGGACGTATCTATTcgggaaataaaaaattcttGCAACCTAAAGCTTCAAAATGAGGAAAGTATTAAAGGCCAAGAAACTAAAAGCATCAAAGGATTGGGATATTTTCCAGTTTCTATGAATGCGCTGGATAATTGTCCACATAAGGACAAAACCCTATGCCTAAATATTCGGGAAGATAAAGTACCAG aATTTAGTATAAAAGTGAAGATACCTTTTCGGGAAAATGCTCTTGTGATGCGCAATCAGCATATGGTGAAAATATCAAGAATCATAACCGATGCAACCACGAAAGATGCACTACAAATTTCGATCGATGTTATAAACAAGGGATTCGAAGCACAGGAATTCACTATATTTGTTTGCAATTGCGATATATTAAAAAGTGGATCCACATCGAACAATCAAAGAAGATTATTACAACCGGATATTGGCCAAACCGTCACTTTTTTGGTGCCCTTGATAGTGGGCtcgaagaaaaacaagaaatacaGCTGCGATG TGATGGTTAAGGCCAGCACAGATTACGATGAGAGTGATATGAACCTGCGCAAACCCGTTGACCCAAAAGTAGGAGTTGTGGCCAAAAGAACTATGGACATCAAATGCCACTCGAGgtgcttttgtgtttggcgTTGTCGATGTCACTGCATTGGAAAGCTGGAAACGTTCATAAACTACAATGCCTGTGAAAGAATGGATCCCAAGTCCGAAAAGGACGCTGGTCTCATCTACAACTGTCCACCTGGCAACGAGCCGAATGATGTGTGCATCAAGGATGTTTGTAGCGATCGAATTGAGGAGATCACTTGCAATCTCACCTGTAAAGTCATTGCAATTACATTGCTCATTTTGTTCTTGCTGTTTTTATTGG GACTTTTAAAGGCCATCTTTGGCATCTGCATTACTTGCATAGGTCGTTGTGGCTTCGATACAGTGCAGCCTGGCAGGAAATACGAATGCACCTCCTGCATCAGGATCTTCTTGGTGAACTGTTTCTTCTTCATCATATATCCCTTTGCCTGTTGGTGTAAGTGCTTCCGACCAAAGGCGACGGACCTCATAGAAGCTAGCTCCGATTGGGACTGCATTTCTCAAAACAGCGAAACACCCGAATGCTCCTGTGAT AAAAGGGAGTCCAGTTCGAGTTGCCGACTTCATGGTGGCCAGGATCTACAAAATAACTTAATGCTAGCCTTTGCTCCGCTGCATGAGAATGGTCTCTTCAAGGACGAGAAGTCCGACGACGAGGAGAGTCATCTGTTTATCCTAGAAGTGTTGGAGGAGAGCAAGAGTTCCCTGACCAAAATG ATGAGTCAGGTCCTGGATCCTGTGCAGAATGTTGAGCAGGCCACTGAAAGTAATGCCGATGATTTGGCGGCCGAAGAGTTTGTGGAATGCCTGAGGAACTCGCAGGTGGCTTATAGGACATTGAGTTCGCCAGTGGGCGGAGTAGTCGATATTCCGGACAACTATCAGTATTGCGTGAAAGGATTCTTTGTGCAAACTATAAACTCGAACTTTGAATTCATGAGCTATCATCCATTGTCTCAGTTTGTGGGAGTCACAGAGGAG AACGAAGTCAGGCCTCTGTCGCATCCTCGATACATTCACTCTGATGAATTCTCCAGAGTTTACGCTGATAAAATGGAGGTTCATAAGGCAGCAGATCTCTCAGTGGTTCCTCCAATGAATGTTCCTTGTATCAACATCGACCACGGAAACCACTTGGAGAGTTCCTTTGTTAAACTCGCAGCGCAACAggaaaaaatgaaagcaaatcAGAACTAA
- the LOC120321902 gene encoding uncharacterized protein LOC120321902, translated as MLGIRVLVAYNILLYGSFHGECAAIHNDNTFNSTDEATKNFLIEAQSIGRIVNRSSQKESNQNILTPPSYIGDITRTSSADQGNPCPLDLPHMNAAPEPQINGNPSATHIKYGSQINTHSTYSADFQLQIQNPRPVQHIHYHYIVPNTTPKPTISYVAPSQLNLNAHNANSEGQAYSSIDPRPSHIVGNNLQHSINLEVVPVNPLYSAVDNSGFLYDSPDEHQGQASENTSMYEFRDPGETLKDELQGAEALLKTSSEIAINPPISNHPVDVVSPIPNQTEVYFIKYYDDVNKTTTSPESQTKGDTSSEVSDGSGLIDIRLGASEVLDSQIETTTPYNEYSAYNVPLN; from the coding sequence ATGCTTGGGATAAGAGTGCTTGTGGCGTATAATATACTTTTATATGGAAGTTTCCATGGCGAGTGTGCTGCCATACACAACGATAATACATTCAATTCAACAGATGAAGCTACAAAAAACTTCCTTATTGAAGCTCAATCGATTGGGAGAATCGTCAACCGCTCAAGTCAGAAAGAAAGTAATCAAAATATCCTGACACCGCCAAGTTATATAGGTGATATAACTCGCACATCAAGTGCTGATCAAGGAAACCCCTGTCCCCTTGATTTACCCCACATGAATGCTGCTCCAGAGCCGCAGATCAATGGAAACCCATCAGCCACGCACATAAAGTATGGATcacaaataaacacacattCCACATACTCAGCAGATTTTCAATTGCAAATACAAAACCCACGACCAGTTCAGCACATACATTACCATTACATTGTGCCCAATACGACACCAAAACCGACCATAAGTTATGTGGCTCCATCTCAATTGAATCTCAACGCCCACAATGCAAATTCAGAAGGTCAAGCATACTCGTCAATCGACCCTCGGCCATCACATATCGTTGGAAACAATCTGCAGCATAGCATCAATCTAGAAGTTGTGCCAGTCAACCCTTTATACTCAGCGGTGGACAATAGTGGATTCCTTTACGATTCCCCGGATGAGCACCAGGGTCAGGCGTCTGAGAATACATCGATGTACGAATTCAGAGATCCTGGCGAGACTTTGAAGGATGAACTCCAAGGGGCGGAGGCTTTACTGAAAACCAGTTCGGAGATTGCCATAAACCCGCCAATTTCAAACCATCCAGTGGACGTAGTTAGCCCAATTCCGAATCAGACGGAAGTTTACTTTATTAAGTACTACGATGACGTTAACAAAACGACTACTTCACCTGAATCCCAGACCAAAGGTGATACTTCAAGTGAGGTTTCAGACGGCAGTGGCTTAATAGACATTAGGTTAGGCGCTTCTGAAGTTCTGGATAGTCAAATAGAGACTACCACTCCATACAATGAATACTCAGCATACAACGTTCCACTGAATTGA